In Fluviicola sp., the sequence CTGCGTTCCGTATCCCAATAAGCTTCCAGGATTTCAGAAGAAAGTTTGTCAACCAGCCGGATAATTTCGCCGTCATCTACTTCAATATTGCCGTAACCCAGAACCACCAGTAAGCCATCCGGTTTCAAAACCCGTTTTGCCTCTGCGTAGAATTTATCGAAATCGAACCAATGAATAGCCTGGCCTACAGTAATGCAATCAAAGTAAGCATTCGGGAAATCAGTTTGCTCAGCCAATTGTTTCGTATAACGGATCCTCGGATGAGAAAACGCATGTTTCAGTTGATTTTTACTTAAATCTGTTGCCTCCACCTCATCAAACAAATCTACCAGCTTCTCAGCAATTTGCCCGGTTCCGGTTGCACAATCCCAAACACGCTCTTTACCGTTAAGAATGGTTTGAAGGAATGTGAATACTTCATTCGGATAAGATGGCCGATATTGCGCATAAAGCGGGGAATTATGTGAAAAATTGTCTTTCATTTAGTCGCTCTTTGGAATAAAAGATACAACATATCGAAAAACCGGAAAAGAAAAATGAAAGAATTTACCCATTGATTTCAACAGGAAACGCACCAGGACGGACGAGAACAATTTTCTTTATTCTGCTTTTCTTTTTTCCGGTTAAAATGCCGCATCAATTTAAAATAAAGGAAGAGCCCAAAAGAAATTACAAAGAATAACTGAGCCCATACCGGTACTATTTCTACATCCGGTAACAGAAGTGCCCTGAAAAAAAATGCTCCGAGCACTAAAGATGCGTTCTCTAAAGTCCGGATTATCCGGATGTTTTCGGGAAACCAGGAAGCTATCAGAAAACCCAGCGTAAAAAGAAATAAGAGTGATGCCAGCCGTAATTGTTCTTCTGAATGCCTGTTGCCGGGAAACATAAAACCAATCATTAATATAGTCCGGGTAATGACTAACATTACAATCAGTGCAATAAAGTAGGCAAACTTTGCAGCTTTCAAAGATCCTCTATCTAATAACTACTCGTCGCACCTCCCACATTCTCGATCGGGTGCCAGGTCGTTTTCAGTTCCTGCAAATCGGTAATGTAATACGGATTTTCATCTGCTTCCCGGGTGAAGTCTTTTTCATAGATAAATACGCGTTTCACGTTGCAGTCAGCACCGGATTCAATCGCCCATGCATATTCGTTGTTTCCGCCAGCATATACTACCGCATTCACATCCATGTGGCTGTGGAATTGATCTACCAATTCTTTCTCGGTTCCTGTCAGGATGTTTACTACGCCGCCAGTCAGGTCTGAGGTCGCTAAAACCTCTGCAAAAGTGATCGCACACAGGGGCAGGTTCTCCGAAGCCAGGACCACACATGCATTTCCTCCTGCAATAACCGGTAAAATAGTTGAAACCAGGCCGATCAACCCATTGGTCTGCGGAGCGATGATTCCCACCACTCCCATCGGTTCCAAAGCCGAGAAATTAAAATGACTGCTGGCCACCGGGTTCACGGAAGAGAAAACCTGCTGGTACTTGTCGCACCAGCCTGCATAATACACGCAGCGGTCGATTGCAAGTTCTACTTCCTGCTTCGCTTTTGCTTCGGAACTTCCCTGTTTCACCAATTCTTCTACAAACTGAGCTTTGCGTCCTTCCAGCATTTCGGCAATGCGGTACAGGATCTGTCCGCGGTTAAAAGCCGTTTTCTCCGACCAGGAACCAAAAGCTTTTCGCGCAGCTACCACTGCATTCCTGAAATCTTTCCGGGAAGACAGGCACATATTCGCCAAAGGCTGTCCCTTTTGATCCAGCGGAGTGTAATACCTTCCGGATTCCGTGCGCGGGAATTGTCCGCCGATGAAGATTTTGTATGTTTTTAGTATTTCCAAACGTTCCATTCTAATTATCAATGTTTAATTATCAATTATTAAGTAGTTCAACGCTTCGTCCATTTTGAATTTTCTTTG encodes:
- a CDS encoding aldehyde dehydrogenase family protein, whose translation is MERLEILKTYKIFIGGQFPRTESGRYYTPLDQKGQPLANMCLSSRKDFRNAVVAARKAFGSWSEKTAFNRGQILYRIAEMLEGRKAQFVEELVKQGSSEAKAKQEVELAIDRCVYYAGWCDKYQQVFSSVNPVASSHFNFSALEPMGVVGIIAPQTNGLIGLVSTILPVIAGGNACVVLASENLPLCAITFAEVLATSDLTGGVVNILTGTEKELVDQFHSHMDVNAVVYAGGNNEYAWAIESGADCNVKRVFIYEKDFTREADENPYYITDLQELKTTWHPIENVGGATSSY
- a CDS encoding class I SAM-dependent methyltransferase, which gives rise to MKDNFSHNSPLYAQYRPSYPNEVFTFLQTILNGKERVWDCATGTGQIAEKLVDLFDEVEATDLSKNQLKHAFSHPRIRYTKQLAEQTDFPNAYFDCITVGQAIHWFDFDKFYAEAKRVLKPDGLLVVLGYGNIEVDDGEIIRLVDKLSSEILEAYWDTERRYIDENYQTIPFPFEEIAHPEFVIRDTWRREQLLGYLNTWSSVNHYKNQHEMNPIDLILPELPDFESVEISFPVLLRIGK